One part of the Ziziphus jujuba cultivar Dongzao chromosome 2, ASM3175591v1 genome encodes these proteins:
- the LOC107419390 gene encoding rust resistance kinase Lr10-like: MEIGRPSSSPFIGPSSFIFLVLMVFHIQTSYAKHHNHHLCPASSCGNIPNISYPFRLQTDPPNCGKKGYELSCENNNSTTILYLYSGKYHVHAINYDNYTIRLADVNIDKANCSLVPPYSLFKYNFSYGDPYLIRMNTDSESYSLSEAITFVKCEHPVKSPLYIPTDPCINWSGAASATLSKEEYYSYVKVGGTSTSEIGDSCRIELMVMITSRLQRIWEKSSTNISYKDIHNQLVYGFELSWLPSFANNVYSGDSCYVKGSNNRVDCDDGINIFWKILTLILGVLLLIAMWSGVKFVLGIPFVIAFLICKWRRRHLSMYNIIEEFLQTNNDLMPIRYSYSEIRKMTKGFKDKLGEGGYGSVYKGKLRSGRFVAIKMLEKSKANGQDFINEVSTIGRIHHVNVVQLVGFCAKGSKRALVYDFMPNGSLDKYLFSQDRISSLDCKTMCEISCGVARGIEYLHRGCNMQILHFDIKPHNILLDEKFIPKVSDFGLARLSPLGNSIVSLTAARGTMGYIAPELFYKNIGTISNKADVYSFGMLLMEMASRRKNLNACADHTSQIYFPSWIYDQFKEGNNIEMGDATEDESKIRKKMIIVALWCIQMNPNDRPTMNRVKEMLEGDVESLQMPPKPFVCPHEKPVNDEGVKTDSRYLTTASCHDESEEISQIIESS, translated from the exons ATGGAGATTGGAAGACCGTCTTCTTCACCATTCATAGGCCCAAGCAGCTTCATCTTTCTTGTTTTGATGGTTTTCCATATTCAAACTAGCTATGCAAAACATCATAATCATCATCTTTGCCCTGCATCTTCATGTGGAAATATACCCAATATAAGCTACCCTTTTCGGCTCCAAACCGATCCACCAAACTGCGGGAAGAAAGGCTATGAACTATCTTGCGAGAATAACAACAGTACTACTATCTTATACTTGTATTCGGGAAAATACCATGTCCATGCAATCAATTACGATAACTACACAATCCGACTGGCGGACGTCAATATTGACAAGGCTAATTGCTCCTTGGTACCTCCTTACTCTCTGTTCAAGTATAACTTCAGTTACGGAGATCCATATTTAATTAGGATGAATACAGACAGTGAATCATATTCACTTTCAGAAGCTATAACATTCGTCAAGTGTGAACATCCAGTTAAGTCTCCTCTTTACATACCCACCGATCCATGCATTAATTGGAGTGGTGCTGCTAGTGCTACCTTATCCAAAGAGGAATACTACTCTTACGTGAAGGTTGGTGGAACAAGTACATCGGAGATAGGGGATTCTTGCCGTATAGAGCTGATGGTTATGATCACATCACGACTGCAGAGAATTTGGGAAAAAAGCAGCACCAACATTTCCTACAAAGACATACACAATCAACTTGTATACGGCTTTGAGCTTTCATGGTTGCCAAGTTTTGCTAATAATGTTTATTCTGGTGACAGTTGCTATGTCAAAGGTTCCAACAACAGGGTCGATT GCGATGATGggattaatattttttggaagATTCTCA CTCTCATTTTGGGGGTGCTCCTCCTGATCG CTATGTGGAGCGGAGTAAAATTTGTTCTTGGGATTCCATTTGTAATTGCATTTCTTATATGCAAATGGCGAAGGCGACATTTATCAATGTATAACATTATCGAAGAATTCTTACAAACTAACAACGATCTTATGCCTATAAGGTATTCATACTCTGAAATCAGAAAGATGACTAAGGGTTTCAAGGACAAACTAGGTGAAGGAGGTTATGGTTCTGTCTATAAAGGAAAACTTCGTAGTGGACGTTTTGTAGCAATCAAGATGTTAGAGAAATCCAAGGCTAATGGCCAAGATTTCATCAATGAAGTTTCTACCATTGGAAGGATTCACCACGTCAATGTCGTGCAGCTTGTTGGTTTTTGTGCTAAGGGATCAAAACGTGCTCTTGTATACGATTTTATGCCTAATGGATCTCTTGACAAATATCTTTTTTCTCAAGACAGAATTAGCTCCTTAGACTGCAAGACAATGTGTGAAATCTCATGTGGAGTGGCTCGTGGTATTGAATATCTTCATCGAGGATGCAACATGCAAATTCTGCATTTTGATATCAAGCCGCACAACATTCTTTTGGATGAGAAATTTATTCCAAAGGTTTCTGATTTTGGGCTTGCAAGATTATCCCCATTAGGCAATAGCATTGTCTCTCTTACCGCAGCGAGAGGAACCATGGGATACATAGCTCCAGAGTTGTTTTACAAGAATATTGGAACAATTTCTAACAAAGCAGATGTTTATAGTTTCGGAATGCTATTGATGGAAATGGCTAGTAGAAGAAAGAATTTGAATGCATGTGCAGATCATACAAGTCAAATTTACTTTCCTTCGTGGATCTATGATCAATTCAAGGAAGGAAACAACATTGAAATGGGCGATGCAACAGAGGATGAatcaaaaataagaaagaagatgATTATAGTTGCATTATGGTGTATACAGATGAATCCAAATGATCGACCAACAATGAACAGAGTCAAAGAGATGCTTGAGGGAGATGTTGAAAGCCTGCAAATGCCTCCAAAGCCTTTTGTATGTCCACACGAAAAGCCTGTCAATGATGAAGGGGTCAAAACAGATTCAAGATACTTAACAACAGCTTCATGTCATGACGAGTCCGAAGAGATTAGTCAAATTATAGAATCAAGTTAA
- the LOC125422740 gene encoding rust resistance kinase Lr10: MSRGFKNKLGEGGYGSVYKGKLCSGHLVAIKMLEKSKANGQDFINEFSTIGRIHHVICGATEGINSLDCKTMCEISCGVACGIEYLHQGCNMQILHFDIKPHNILLDENFIPKVSDFGLARLCPLDNSIVSLTAARGTMGYIASVLFYKNIGGVPHKADVDSFGILLMEMASNRKNLNAAAEHTNSTRKFLSSFIILHHQ, translated from the exons ATGTCTAGGGGTTTCAAGAACAAATTAGGGGAAGGAGGTTATGGTTCTGTCTATAAAGGAAAGCTTTGTAGTGGACATCTAGTAGCAATCAAGATGTTAGAAAAATCTAAAGCCAATGGGCAAGATTTCATCAATGAGTTTTCTACCATTGGAAGGATTCACCATGTCATATGTGGTGCAACTG aaGGAATTAACTCCTTAGATTGCAAGACAATGTGTGAAATTTCATGTGGAGTGGCTTGTGGTATTGAATATCTCCATCAAGGATGCAATATGCAAATCttacattttgatattaaaCCGCATAACATTCTTTTGGATGAGAATTTTATTCCAAAGGTTTCTGATTTTGGACTTGCAAGGTTATGCCCATTAGACAATAGCATCGTGTCTCTAACTGCAGCAAGAGGAACCATGGGATACATAGCTTCAGTGCTATTTTACAAAAACATTGGAGGAGTTCCTCACAAAGCCGACGTTGATAGTTTTGGAATATTATTGATGGAAATGGCCAGTAACAGAAAGAATTTGAATGCAGCTGCAGAGCATACAAATAGCACTCGAAAGTTCTTATCATCTTTTATAATCCTCCaccaccaataa